A single genomic interval of Salinarchaeum sp. IM2453 harbors:
- the urtB gene encoding urea ABC transporter, permease protein UrtB: MYGSTILVIDGVSELVAFVFQYLNRFAFIALAAVGLAIIFGMMGVINLAHGEFIIIGMYGTALTYHSGVPLPLAMVAGVIVTAVFGVIIERTVIRHLYDRLLDSMVATWGLGLVISQLLLIIFGSSLSSISMPMGGISYGGYSATTYETVFLPAMVIAILIVLYVIFTRTEFGVKARATIDDPETARAMGVDTDRMYAITFGIGAGLAGAAGALAAPTLSITPDQGSVFLLEAFVAVVVGGPSVIIGTLSAAGVLGFFHALFTNMYGTFIGQMAMLIVAIIALRVLPDGITGYVEKLRERRSESS, translated from the coding sequence ATGTATGGGTCAACAATACTTGTAATCGACGGGGTTTCAGAACTCGTCGCTTTCGTATTCCAATATCTCAACCGATTTGCCTTTATTGCACTTGCAGCAGTTGGACTCGCCATTATTTTTGGTATGATGGGTGTGATTAATCTTGCACATGGCGAGTTCATTATAATTGGTATGTATGGAACGGCTCTTACCTATCACTCTGGAGTACCCTTACCGCTGGCAATGGTTGCTGGTGTGATTGTAACTGCTGTCTTTGGAGTTATTATTGAACGAACTGTAATTCGGCACCTATATGACCGACTGCTTGATTCCATGGTTGCGACATGGGGTCTTGGACTGGTGATCAGTCAGTTACTGTTGATTATCTTTGGATCAAGTCTATCGAGTATTTCAATGCCAATGGGTGGAATCTCATACGGTGGTTATTCCGCAACCACCTATGAGACTGTATTTCTGCCAGCGATGGTCATTGCGATTCTGATCGTGCTGTATGTCATATTCACGCGAACAGAGTTTGGCGTCAAGGCCAGAGCGACAATCGACGACCCTGAGACAGCCCGGGCGATGGGTGTCGATACTGATCGAATGTATGCTATTACATTCGGAATTGGAGCTGGGCTTGCCGGAGCGGCTGGGGCACTTGCTGCCCCAACACTGTCAATTACGCCAGATCAAGGGAGTGTGTTCCTGCTTGAGGCGTTCGTTGCTGTAGTTGTTGGAGGGCCGTCTGTGATCATTGGAACCCTGTCTGCCGCAGGTGTGCTCGGATTCTTCCATGCTCTGTTCACCAATATGTATGGGACCTTCATAGGACAGATGGCAATGCTCATTGTTGCGATTATCGCCCTGCGAGTACTTCCTGACGGAATCACTGGATACGTCGAAAAACTACGTGAGCGACGGAGTGAATCATCATGA
- a CDS encoding ABC transporter permease subunit, translated as MTKTQSITGKIKHALSLITGPNTYGNTKLFWGAFAIAVAMLLLYPQFTNPWAVNNMARYFTLAFLALSLAVIWGFSGILSFGQVAFFGIAGYAFGVVTFNYGSATGITAAIFVAVFVGTLFSLILGYFMFYGGVRDVYVTIITLVVAIVLYTFMSQTAGSEWAIGDARLGGYNGMPGITDITLGIGEAGFVLEGNRFYYATLLTLIGVYLLLRILVNSSYGMTMVAIREDEQRTATFGYNVTFIKLMVFTLGGAIASLGGVFYVSWGNYIDPSVFSITFAALPVVWVTVGGRDSLIGAIAATIIIERISTELAATGTEWALVLVGGLMMFVILVMPAGAAQYVDRAVGYITRSISDDSGSIRNIREEINDD; from the coding sequence ATGACCAAGACACAATCGATCACAGGCAAAATCAAACACGCACTGTCGTTGATTACCGGCCCCAATACCTACGGGAATACGAAGTTGTTCTGGGGAGCATTTGCCATTGCAGTAGCAATGTTGCTGCTGTACCCACAGTTTACAAACCCATGGGCAGTCAACAACATGGCCCGGTACTTTACGCTCGCATTTCTGGCATTGAGCCTTGCTGTTATCTGGGGATTCAGCGGAATTTTGAGTTTCGGACAGGTAGCGTTCTTTGGGATTGCGGGATACGCGTTTGGCGTTGTCACGTTCAATTATGGATCTGCGACGGGAATTACGGCTGCAATATTTGTTGCTGTCTTCGTCGGAACGCTGTTCTCGTTAATTCTTGGATATTTCATGTTCTACGGCGGTGTTCGCGATGTGTACGTAACGATTATCACACTCGTTGTTGCAATAGTGCTGTACACATTCATGTCACAGACGGCCGGCAGTGAGTGGGCTATCGGTGATGCCAGACTCGGAGGATACAATGGAATGCCAGGAATTACAGATATTACACTTGGCATCGGCGAAGCCGGCTTTGTACTTGAGGGTAACCGGTTCTACTATGCGACACTGTTGACGTTAATCGGAGTGTATCTCTTGCTCCGTATCCTTGTGAATAGTTCATACGGGATGACAATGGTTGCAATTCGAGAGGATGAGCAACGAACAGCAACATTTGGATACAATGTCACGTTCATCAAGCTCATGGTATTTACTCTCGGAGGTGCAATTGCATCACTTGGCGGTGTTTTCTATGTTAGCTGGGGGAACTACATCGATCCCAGTGTGTTCTCGATAACATTTGCTGCCTTACCTGTTGTATGGGTCACAGTTGGTGGACGAGATTCACTCATCGGAGCCATTGCAGCAACGATTATTATTGAGCGCATCTCAACCGAGTTGGCAGCAACAGGGACGGAGTGGGCACTAGTGCTTGTTGGTGGACTGATGATGTTCGTGATTCTGGTGATGCCAGCTGGTGCTGCACAATATGTCGATCGTGCTGTTGGGTATATCACACGTTCAATATCAGACGATTCCGGCTCAATTCGAAATATTCGAGAGGAGATCAATGATGACTAA
- a CDS encoding ABC transporter ATP-binding protein, translating into MSSASDISVKKKPAVAATGESRDTLLATDGLTKHFGGLTAVDDVDFTIDEGELRCLIGPNGAGKSTFMNLIVGELTPSDGRIFFDGRDLTDQSTHERIDAGISVKFQSPHVYSDLTVKQNLQIPLQRLDRDTSTTIEQTLDQIDLADVADTAAGDLSHGQQQRLEIGMATTLDPKLLLLDEPVAGMSIEETQQVGDLLLTLNEQGIALLVIEHDMEFVSQVSDKVTVLNEGAIFRQGPIEEIESDPDVQRIYLGDDA; encoded by the coding sequence ATGAGTTCCGCTAGCGACATCTCTGTCAAGAAGAAACCAGCCGTTGCAGCGACTGGTGAATCTCGTGATACATTATTAGCAACCGATGGGCTGACAAAACATTTTGGAGGACTAACAGCCGTTGATGATGTTGATTTTACGATTGATGAAGGTGAGCTTCGGTGCTTGATCGGGCCGAACGGTGCTGGTAAAAGCACATTCATGAATCTGATTGTCGGAGAGCTCACACCGAGTGATGGACGAATATTCTTTGACGGCCGGGATTTAACCGACCAGTCAACCCACGAGCGCATTGACGCTGGCATTAGTGTCAAGTTTCAGTCTCCACACGTGTACTCTGACCTTACGGTAAAACAGAATTTACAGATCCCGCTGCAGCGACTTGATCGTGATACTTCAACAACGATAGAACAAACGCTTGATCAGATTGATCTCGCTGATGTAGCTGATACAGCTGCAGGAGATCTCTCACATGGACAACAACAGCGACTGGAGATTGGAATGGCCACAACGCTTGATCCAAAGCTGCTTTTACTTGACGAACCAGTTGCTGGAATGTCAATTGAAGAAACACAACAGGTTGGGGATTTACTACTGACACTGAACGAACAGGGAATTGCACTCCTCGTTATCGAGCATGACATGGAGTTTGTGAGTCAAGTATCAGATAAGGTCACGGTATTAAATGAGGGTGCAATCTTCCGACAAGGGCCGATCGAAGAAATTGAATCTGATCCCG